The Oncorhynchus nerka isolate Pitt River linkage group LG24, Oner_Uvic_2.0, whole genome shotgun sequence genome has a window encoding:
- the si:dkey-110c1.10 gene encoding unconventional myosin-Vb: protein MIGTMELYAKGASVWVPDPEAVWVSAKLLKDYNLGDENVVLQISDGREVQYPVASPSGLPPLANPDILEGENDLTALSFLHEPAVLHNLRVRFLDYSSIYTYCGIVLVALNPYDQLPIYGEEVIDAYSGQDMADMEPHIFSVAEEAYRTMTREEKNQSIIISGESGAGKTVSAKFTMRYFAVVGGAAQQTSVEERVLASNPIMESIGNAKTTRNDNSSRFGKYIEIGFGRKGDIIGANMRTYLLEKSRVVFQASQERNYHIFYQLCASRDLPEMRVLKLGGAETFRYTNQGGEDSMQIPGTDDVVDLERTRNAFTILGVPPDQQMELFRILAAVLHLGNVNIQASGRGGDRSYIDGEERSLSVFSKLLGVERTQMAHWLCHRRLTVGGEMLVKPMPGQQSLEARDALAKHVYGQLFTWTVTRLNSALRAQSEKPKSFIGVLDIYGFETFERNSFEQFCINYANEKLQQQFNRHVFQLEQEEYVREELLWSRIEFSDNQPCIALIEGQLGLLDLLDEECRMPKGSEESWARKLYDQHQSNNPSPHFRKPRMSNTAFIILHFADMVQYECDGFLDKNRDTVFEEPINILRASQSELVSELFQQKPVGGSLSLSEGKSSLSNGSLRSGPGMRAQREHKLTVGFQFRQSLQLLMDTLNSTTPHYIRCIKPNDLKEPFMFDPKRAVQQLRACGVLETIRISAAGYPSRWTYAEFFSRYRVLLRGGGVQTQEQIQASCQRALPELIPDPEQYCFGKTKVFFRAGQVALLERLRAERLRAAGVIIQSWVRGWLGRRRYIKTRWATLTIQRYTRGALARRLADLLRYTKAALIIQKTYRMVAIRQMFLMIREATVTIQAFTRGSQARRQYRRVVAERAAVLLQSAVRGWLARLTYRRVRAAIVLMQCCVRRRAARRELLKLKAEARSVEKFRELNKGMEVKLMQLQLRADQKARESSALRETLQAERKAHNTELDTLRGALVKLEYQLETQLQTQQSQPSTAITEEETEERRRAEEKAAQEILRLTQEVQALRVERDCLGKEKEDLTTRLLEQETAQEESVVQAVAQEGKALTAELDEERRKYQGLLREFTRLEQRYENLREMSMLTEHSKGYRRTDSNQSLIMEPPSPSPMSPPFSGPPTFPATPSFFGLPPFPSPEEVRRVSVTSPTAERRAWLSSDTLMDTLMENMGVAKDSAGKMTGEDLWHAYDAVRVANKFLENQLRSQRSQEEAELKAELEAKRTCSVPSPSADQQYLVGLVEAREQEVCRLRRELKELRHTVTLRRLLAQTGPVLSQSTEDSSAPHAKAGTVTGLLECRKRDEAKLMKTLITDVRVDSALSLPPGLAASVLFLCVRQADCSGDEIRARSLCTAAVTAMKGALKKHCNDVDMTALWLKNACLLNDLLTQHSKQDEDLVPLTSDLSELNRALSALCIQAYQQLLSISETRLQPIIVPAMLESEMIPGLSGSGVKLGNFRKRAGSDPRAVERNAGETPSMAAVLRELGALHTALSRQALPPTLMEQAFRQLTHLLSASALNSLLLRKDMCSWSRGLQIRYNVSLLEEWLRTRGLQAGGAVALLEPLIQAAQLLQVGKKTDADAQALVHTCTALSTQQIVKILTLYTPHSDLEERVTLNFIRTVQGLLKERSGGQPPQLLMDVRRVFPVTFPYLLPPPVRADQLDIPDTLKISFLRRP from the exons ATGATTGGAACTATGGAGTTGTACGCCAAG GGTGCCAGTGTGTGGGTACCTGACCCAGAGGCAGTGTGGGTATCAGCCAAGCTCCTCAAGGACTACAACCTTGGAGATGAGAATGTGGTGCTGCAGATCAGCGATGGCAGG GAGGTGCAGTACCCAGTTGCGTCACCCTCTGGCCTCCCCCCTCTGGCGAACCCTGATATTCTGGAGGGGGAGAATGACCTCACTGCTCTCAGCTTCCTGCACGAGCCTGCTGTTCTACACAACCTGAGAGTCCGATTCCTGGACTACAGCAGCATCTACACCTACTGTG GGATTGTGTTGGTGGCCCTCAACCCATATGACCAGCTGCCCATCTATGGAGAGGAAGTGATCGATGCCTACAGTGGGCAGGACATGGCTGACATGGAGCCTCACATCTTCTCTGTGGCAGAAGAGGCCTACCGCACCATGACCAG GGAGGAGAAGAACCAGTCCATTATAATCAGTGGGGAATCTGGAGCAGGGAAAACAGTCTCGGCTAAGTTCACCATGCGCTACTTTGCTGTGGTGGGGGGAGCAGCCCAGCAGACCAGTGTGGAGGAGAGAGTACTGGCCTCCAACCCTATCATGGAG TCCATTGGGAATGCTAAGACTACACGCAATGACAACAGTAGCCGGTTTGGGAAGTACATTGAGATCGGCTTCGGACGGAAGGGGGACATCATTGGGGCCAACATGAGGACGTATCTGCTGGAGAAGTCTCGAGTCGTCTTCCAGGCGTCACAGGAGAGAAACTACCACATCTTCTACCAGCTGTGTGCTTCTAGAGACCTGCCAGAGATGAGAGTCCTCAAACTGG GTGGTGCGGAAACGTTCCGCTACACGAACCAAGGAGGGGAAGATTCCATGCAGATCCCAGGCACTGATGATGTAGTAGATCTGGAGCGCACTCGCAATGCTTTCACCATTCTAG GTGTGCCTCCGGACCAGCAGATGGAGCTCTTCAGGATCCTTGCAGCTGTTCTGCACCTGGGCAATGTCAACATCCAGGCCAGTGGGAGAGGTGGTGATCGAAGTTACATTGAT GGGGAGGAGCGTTCCCTGTCGGTGTTCTCCAAGCTGCTGGGGGTGGAGAGGACCCAGATGGCCCACTGGCTGTGCCACCGCAGGCTGACAGTAGGGGGAGAGATGCTGGTCAAGCCCATGCCTGGTCAGCAGTCCCTAGAGGCCCGGGATGCCCTGGCCAAGCATGTGTACGGTCAGCTGTTCACCTGGACAGTGACCCGGCTCAACTCAGCCCTCCGAGCCCAGAGCGAGAAGCCCAAGTCATTTATTGGGGTGCTGGACATCTATGG GTTTGAGACATTTGAAAGGAACAGTTTTGAACAGTTCTGTATAAATTACGCCAATGAGAAATTGCAGCAGCAATTCAACAGG CACGTGTTCCAGTTGGAGCAGGAGGAGTATGTCCGTGAGGAGCTGCTGTGGAGCAGGATAGAGTTCAGTGATAACCAGCCGTGCATCGCTCTCATCGAGGGACAGCTGGGCCTGCTCGACCTGCTGGATGAGGAGTGcagg ATGCCCAAAGGTTCAGAGGAGAGCTGGGCTAGGAAGCTGTATGATCAGCATCAGAGTAACAACCCCAGTCCACACTTCCGCAAACCTCGAATGTCCAACACTGCCTTCATCATCCTGCACTTTGCTGACATG GTCCAATATGAATGTGATGGGTTTTTAGACAAGAACCGGGATACAGTTTTTGAGGAACCCATCAACATCCTAAGAGCCAGTCAG TCTGAGCTGGTGTCTGAGCTGTTCCAGCAGAAGCCAGTAGGGGGCAGTCTGTCCCTCTCAGAGGGGAAGTCCTCTTTGTCCAATGGCAGTCTGCGCTCTGGCCCTGGGATGAGAGCTCAGCGGGAACACAAACTCACTGTGGGCTTCCAG TTCCGTCAGTCTCTGCAGCTGCTGATGGACACTCTGAACAGCACCACCCCCCACTACATCCGCTGTATTAAGCCCAATGACCTCAAAGAGCCTTTTAT GTTTGACCCTAAAAGGGCCGTCCAGCAGCTGCGAGCCTGTGGGGTGCTAGAGACCATACGCATCAGTGCTGCAGGCTACCCATCCAG GTGGACTTATGCAGAGTTCTTCAGCCGGTACCGGGTGCTGCTGCGTGGGGGTGGGGTTCAGACTCAGGAACAGATTCAGGCGTCGTGCCAGAGGGCCCTGCCGGAGCTCATTCCAGACCCGGAGCAGTATTGCTTTGGGAAGACCAAGGTGTTCTTCCGTGCTGGGCAGGTGGCTCTgctggagaggctgagggcagagagACTGAGGGCGGCCGGGGTGATCATCCAGAGCTGGGTCAGAGGCTGGCTGGGCCGCAGGCGATACATCAAGACACGCTGGGCAACACTCACCATCCAGAGATACACAAGAGGAGCCCTGGCTAGGCG GCTGGCAGACCTTCTGCGCTACACCAAGGCAGCGCTGATCATCCAGAAGACATACCGTATGGTGGCGATAAGACAGATGTTTCTGATGATCCGCGAGGCCACCGTCACCATCCAGGCTTTCACCAGGGGCTCGCAGGCACGACGCCAATACAGACGG gtGGTGGCAGAGCGGGCTGCGGTGTTGCTCCAGTCTGCAGTGCGTGGCTGGCTGGCCCGCCTAACTTACAGGAGGGTGAGGGCCGCCATAGTGTTGATGCAGTGTTGTGTGAGGCGGCGGGCTGCCAGGAGGGAGCTGCTGAAGCTGAAGGCAGAGGCTCGCTCGGTGGAGAAGTTCAGAGAACTCAACAAGGGCATGGAGGTCAAACTGATGCAGCTGCAGCTCAGGGCCGACCAGAAG gccaGGGAGAGCAGTGCTCTGAGAGAGACCCTCCAGGCGGAGCGTAAGGCCCACAACACTGAGCTGGACACCCTGCGGGGGGCGCTAGTTAAGCTGGAGTACCAGTTAGAGACCCAGCTCCAGACTCAGCAGTCTCAGCCCAGCACCGCCATCACagaggaggagacggaggagaggaggagggcagaggaaaAAGCAGCCCAGGAGATCCTACGACTCACACAG GAGGTGCAGGCCCTGCGGGTTGAGAGGGACTGTTTGGGGAAAGAGAAGGAGGATCTGACCACTCGATTACTGGAGCAGGAGACAGCTCAGGAGG AGAGTGTAGTACAGGCTGTGGCCCAGGAAGGTAAAGCTCTGACAGCAGAgctggatgaggagaggaggaagtaCCAGGGTCTGCTCAGAGAGTTCACCAGGCTGGAGCAGAGATACGAAAACCTACGGGAAATGAGCATGCTCACTGAG CACTCTAAGGGCTACAGACGGACAGATTCAAACCAAAGCCTGATCATGGAGCCCCCATCTCCTTCCCCGATGTCGCCGCCCTTTTCCGGGCCCCCTACCTTCCCAGCCACACCTTCCTTCTTcggcctccctcccttcccctctccggaggaggtgaggagggttAGTGTGACGTCCCCCACCGCAGAGAGGAGGGCCTGGCTTAGCTCTGACACACTCATG GACACTTTGATGGAGAATATGGGTGTGGCTAAAGACTCAGCCGGGAAGATGACCGGAGAAGACCTGTGGCACGCCTATGATGCTGTACGAGTGGCCAACAA GTTCCTGGAGAACCAGCTGCGTAGCCAGCGCTCTCAGGAGGAGGCGGAGCTGAAGGCGGAGCTGGAGGCTAAACGGACgtgctctgttccctccccctcTGCAGACCAGCAG TACCTGGTGGGACTGGTGGAAGCCAGGGAGCAGGAGGTCTGCAGACTGAGGAGAGAACTGAAGGAGCtgagacacacagtcacactcagAAGACTACTGGCACAGACAG GCCCAGTGCTTTCCCAGTCCACAGAGGATTCCTCTGCCCCCCATGCCAAAGCTGGGACTGTCACAGGGCTGCTGGAGTGTAGGAAGAGGGATGAGGCCAAGCTCATGAAGACCCTCATCACAG ACGTGAGGGTGGACAGTGCCCTCTCCCTGCCCCCTGGCCTGGCTGCTAGTGTGCTGTTCCTGTGTGTACGCCAGGCAGACTGTAGCGGAGACGAAATCCGCGCCCGCTCTCTCTGCACTGCTGCTGTCACTGCCATGAAGGGGGCTCTGaaa AAACACTGTAATGATGTGGACATGACAGCACTGTGGCTGAAAAATGCCTGCCTTCTCAATGACCTACTGACCCAGCACTCCAAACAG GATGAGGATTTGGTTCCGTTGACCTCTGACCTGAGTGAGTTAAACCGTGCTCTGAGTGCCCTCTGTATCCAGGCCTATCAGCAGCTCCTGTCCATCTCAGAAACCCGCCTGCAGCCCATCATTG TTCCTGCCATGCTGGAGAGTGAGATGATCCCAGGACTGTCTGGGTCGGGGGTGAAGCTGGGGAACTTTAGGAAGCGTGCAGGGTCTGATCCCAGGGCCGTAGAGAGGAATGCAGGGGAGACCCCTAGTATGGCTGCAGTGCTGAGGGAGCTGGGTGCCCTCCACACGGCCCTGTCCCGCCAGGCCCTACCCCCCACCCTGATGGAGCAGGCCTTCCGTCAGCTCACCCACCTCCTTTCTGCCTCTGCCCTCAACAGCCTGCTGCTACGCAAGGACATGTGTAGCTGGAGCCGAGGCTTGCAGATACG GTATAATGTGAGTCTGCTGGAGGAGTGGCTGCGGACCCGTGGGCTGCAGGCAGGGGGAGCTGTGGCCCTGTTGGAGCCTCTCATCCAGGCCGCTCAGCTCCTGCAAGTGGGCAAGAAGACAGACGCTGACGCACAGGCCCTCGTTCACACCTGCACTGCCCTGTCTACCCAGCAG ATTGTGAAGATTCTGACCCTGTACACCCCTCACAGTGACCTAGAGGAGAGGGTGACACTCAATTTTATCCGCACAGTGCAG
- the mbd3b gene encoding methyl-CpG-binding domain protein 3b isoform X3, translating to MEKKSPTGKKFRSKPQLARYLGNQMDLSSFDFRTGKMLMSKLNKNRQRLRYDNNNNQTKGKPDLNTSLPVRQTASIFKQPVTKVTNHPSNKVKTDPQKAVDQPRQLFWEKKLGGLDAFDIAEELVKTMDLPKGLQGVGPGCTDKTLLSAIASALHTSAAPITGQLSAAVEKNPGVWLNTSQPLCKAFIVTDEDIRKQEELVYSVRKKLEEALMADMLAHVEEAASEGDSLEEDNDDMETV from the exons TCCAACCGGGAAGAAGTTTCGGAGCaagcctcagctggctcgttACCTTGGCAACCAGATGGACCTCAGCTCCTTCGACTTCCGCACAGGGAAGATGCTCATGAGTAAACTGAACAAGAACAGGCAGAGACTGcgctatgacaacaacaacaatcagACCAAG GGCAAGCCAGACCTGAACACATCACTCCCCGTCAGACAGACTGCTTCCATCTTTAAGCAACCTGTCACCAAGGTTACCAACCACCCCAGCAACAAAGTCAAGACAGATCCACAGAAAGCCGTCGACCAGCCGAGACAG CTTTTCTGGGAGAAGAAGCTTGGTGGTCTCGATGCCTTTGACATCGCAGAGGAGCTAGTGAAGACAATGGACCTGCCTAAAGGTCTTCAAG GAGTTGGACCTGGATGTACAGACAAGACTCTACTGTCAGCGATAGCCAGCGCCCTGCACACTAGTGCAGCCCCCATCACCGGTCAGCTGTCTGCAGCCGTGGAGAAGAACCCGGGGGTGTGGCTCAACACATCGCAGCCCCTGTGCAAGGCCTTCATTGTCACTGACGAGGACATCAG GAAGCAGGAGGAGCTGGTGTACAGTGTGAGGAAGAAGCTGGAGGAGGCTCTAATGGCGGACATGTTGGCTCATGTGGAGGAAGCAGCCAGCGAGGGCGACTCACTCGAGGAGGACAACGACGACATGGAGACTGTATAG
- the mbd3b gene encoding methyl-CpG-binding domain protein 3b isoform X2, translated as MDKNDPTGKKFRSKPQLARYLGNQMDLSSFDFRTGKMLMSKLNKNRQRLRYDNNNNQTKGKPDLNTSLPVRQTASIFKQPVTKVTNHPSNKVKTDPQKAVDQPRQLFWEKKLGGLDAFDIAEELVKTMDLPKGLQGVGPGCTDKTLLSAIASALHTSAAPITGQLSAAVEKNPGVWLNTSQPLCKAFIVTDEDIRKQEELVYSVRKKLEEALMADMLAHVEEAASEGDSLEEDNDDMETV; from the exons TCCAACCGGGAAGAAGTTTCGGAGCaagcctcagctggctcgttACCTTGGCAACCAGATGGACCTCAGCTCCTTCGACTTCCGCACAGGGAAGATGCTCATGAGTAAACTGAACAAGAACAGGCAGAGACTGcgctatgacaacaacaacaatcagACCAAG GGCAAGCCAGACCTGAACACATCACTCCCCGTCAGACAGACTGCTTCCATCTTTAAGCAACCTGTCACCAAGGTTACCAACCACCCCAGCAACAAAGTCAAGACAGATCCACAGAAAGCCGTCGACCAGCCGAGACAG CTTTTCTGGGAGAAGAAGCTTGGTGGTCTCGATGCCTTTGACATCGCAGAGGAGCTAGTGAAGACAATGGACCTGCCTAAAGGTCTTCAAG GAGTTGGACCTGGATGTACAGACAAGACTCTACTGTCAGCGATAGCCAGCGCCCTGCACACTAGTGCAGCCCCCATCACCGGTCAGCTGTCTGCAGCCGTGGAGAAGAACCCGGGGGTGTGGCTCAACACATCGCAGCCCCTGTGCAAGGCCTTCATTGTCACTGACGAGGACATCAG GAAGCAGGAGGAGCTGGTGTACAGTGTGAGGAAGAAGCTGGAGGAGGCTCTAATGGCGGACATGTTGGCTCATGTGGAGGAAGCAGCCAGCGAGGGCGACTCACTCGAGGAGGACAACGACGACATGGAGACTGTATAG